In Mycetocola spongiae, the genomic stretch TCCACATTGGAGTACGTCGCCACCGCGGAGACCGCCCGGGTAATGGCCCGGGAATAGGGACCGGAGGCTGCCACGCGCGCCTGCGCTTTTTGAATGCGCGACGCGGCGATCAGCTCCATCGCCTTAGTGATCTTCTTGGTCGTCTGCGCAGACTTAATCTTCTGCGTATAGACCCGGAGCTGTGCACCCATGGACTATCGACGTCCCTTGACGATCTTTTCCTGGTTGACGTCATCGGCGGCCAGCTCGTCAAACGAGGTGGTGTCGGCGGCGTCTTCGCTGGAGATGAACTCCGCGGAGAAGGTGTCAATTGCGGCAGCCATGGCGTCGCGGGTGTCGTCGTCCAGAACGTTGGTCGCACGGAGCGTGTTCAGAACCTCGGTATTGCGAGCCAGGTAGTCGTGCATTTCCTTTTCGAAACGCAGCACGTCTACCACGGGCACCTCATCGAACTTGCCGTTGGTACCGGCCCAGATCGAGGCAACCTGGTTCTCCACCGGCATCGGCGAGTACTGGGGCTGCTTGAGGAGCTCGGTCAGGCGTGCACCACGGGCCAGCTGACGACGCGAGGCGGCGTCCAGGTCCGAGGCGAACATCGCGAAGGCTTCGAGCGAGCGGTACTGAGCGAGCTCAAGCTTCAGGGTTCCGGAGACCTTCTTGATCGACTTCACCTGGGCGTCTCCACCCACACGCGATACCGAGATACCCACGTCTACGGCGGGGCGCTGGTTGGCGTTGAAGAGGTCGGACTGGAGGAAGATCTGGCCGTCGGTGATCGAGATCACGTTGGTCGGAATATAGGCCGAGACGTCGTTTGCCTTGGTCTCGATGATCGGAAGACCGGTCATCGAACCGGCACCGAGCTCATCCGAGAGCTTGGCGCAACGCTCGAGCAGGCGGGAGTGCAGGTAGAACACGTCACCGGGGTAGGCTTCACGTCCCGGCGGGCGACGCAGCAGCAGCGATACCGCACGGTATGCTTCGGCCTGCTTGGACAGGTCATCAAACACGATCAGAACGTGCTTGCCGGCGTACATCCAGTGCTGGCCGATGGCCGAACCGGTGTAGGGAGCCAGGTACTTGAAGCCTGCGGGGTCGGACGCGGGCGAGGCCACGATGGTGGTGTACTCCATCGCGCCGGCCTCTTCGAGGGCACCGCGCACGGAGGCGATGGTGGAGCCCTTCTGGCCGATTGCCACGTAGATGCACCGAACCTGCTTGGTGGCGTCTCCGGTGGCCCAGTTGTCCTTCTGGTTGATGATGGTGTCGATCGCAATTGCGGTCTTACCGGTCTGACGGTCACCAATGATCAGCTGACGCTGACCGCGACCGACGGGGATCATGGCGTCAATTGCCTTGATACCGGTCATCATCGGCTCGTGCACACTCTTACGCTGCATGACACCGGGTGCCTGCAGCTCGAGGGCACGCATGCCCTCCGAGGCGATCTCGCCGAGGCCGTCGATGGGGTTACCCATCGGGTCCACGACGCGACCGAGGTAGGCGTCGCCCACGGGAACCGAGAGCACCTCACCCGTGCGGGTTACCTCGAGGCCCTCAACGATGCCGCCGAACTCGCCGAGCACAACAACACCAATCTCGTCCTCATCGAGGTTCTGGGCCAGGCCCAGCGTGCCATCCGCAAAGCGGATGAGCTCGTTGGCCATAACGCCCGGGAGGCCCTCGACGTGAGCGATGCCGTCCGCGGCGTCAACCACGTAGCCAACCTCGGTCTTTGCGGCCGAGCCGGGCTCGTATGCCGATACGAAGTCCTTGAGAGCATCACGGATCTCGTCGGGGCTGATCGTAAGTTCTGCCATCTTCTTCCCTATCTGTGCGGAGACGGTTAGCCTCCTGCGTTTTCTTTTCTGGCCCTAGCCAGCAAGTTGAAGTCGAAGTTCGGAAAGCCGCGTCGAAACGCTGCCGTCGAACACGTCGTCGCCGATCTGTACCCGCAGTCCACCAATGATGGAGGGGTCAACGATCTGATTCACCCGAAGGCTGCGACCGTACTGAGCGGTGAGGCCGGCGGCTACCCGCTCGACCTGTGCCGCGCTCAGCGGCAAGGCGCTGGTCACGGTGGCGATGGAAAAGCCCTGCTGGTCGGCGACCGTGGCCGCTGCGGTACGCAGCAGTTCACGAATACGACGCCCACGGGGCTGAGCCACGAGCTGCTCCACGATCGCGATGGTCTCCGGCAGGGCCTTGCCCTGCAGGAGCTTCGCGGTCACGGCGACCTTTTCGCTCGGCTTACCGAGCTTGGAGCCGAGCGCCAGTTCCAGCTCGGCATCCGAGGCAACGATGCGACCGAACTCAAAGAGCTCGCTCGTGATCGTTGCCTCGGCACCGGCGGAAACGGCAGCGGCCCGAAGCCCGAGGTCTTCAATGCCCTCGAGCAGGTCTTCCGGGGAAGACCAGCGCTGGGACACCGCCTGGCGCAGGAGGGCACGTGCGCTTTCGCCCACGGCCTTTCCAAACACCTGGTCGACCGCGGCGGCCTTCAAGGCAGCCTCAGCGGACGGGTCCGAAAGCAGCGCGCGCAGCTGTGCACTGTTACCGACGGCACGTCCGGCGGCAAACAGGTCCGTGACCGTTTTCAGGTCGATCGAACCGGCTGCGTCAAGCGCCTGCGTTCCCGCGGCGAGTGCTTCTCTGGTTGCGCTACCCATTGTTTTAGTTCTTTCCTACGTTCGAAGCCTGCGAGGCATCGAGGTCGGCGAGGAAGCGGTCGACCAGGCCAGCGGCCTTCTTGTCGTCGCTCAGGGTCTCACCAATCACGTTGCCGGCCAGGTCGAGGGCCAGGGTTCCAACCTCACTGCGCAGCGAGACGAGGGCGCTCTGGCGCTCGGCTTCAATCTGCGTGTGTGCGGCGGCGGTTACCCGGGCTGCTTCGACGGTGGCCTGGTCCTTGGCCTCGGCTACGATCTTCTTGCCATCTTCACGAGCGGACTCGCGGATAACACCGGCCTCGGCGCGAGCCTCAGCGAGCTGGGCGGTGTACTGCTCAAGAGCAGCCTCCGCCTCGCGCTGAGCCTCATCGGCCTTGGCGATGTTTCCCTCGATCGCTGCGCCACGCTCGTCGAGCATGGTCTGCATCTTCGGAAGGAAAACCTTCCAGAAGGCGATCAGGATGATGACGAAGCAGATTGCGGAATAAACAATGTCGTAGGTGGCAGGCAGCATCGGGTTGGGCGCTGCCGCCGCCTCCGAAGCCTTAATTACTGCGTTAAGCAAGATGCCTCCTTATTGTCTACGAGGGGTTGGTTACTGGAAGAT encodes the following:
- the atpA gene encoding F0F1 ATP synthase subunit alpha, giving the protein MAELTISPDEIRDALKDFVSAYEPGSAAKTEVGYVVDAADGIAHVEGLPGVMANELIRFADGTLGLAQNLDEDEIGVVVLGEFGGIVEGLEVTRTGEVLSVPVGDAYLGRVVDPMGNPIDGLGEIASEGMRALELQAPGVMQRKSVHEPMMTGIKAIDAMIPVGRGQRQLIIGDRQTGKTAIAIDTIINQKDNWATGDATKQVRCIYVAIGQKGSTIASVRGALEEAGAMEYTTIVASPASDPAGFKYLAPYTGSAIGQHWMYAGKHVLIVFDDLSKQAEAYRAVSLLLRRPPGREAYPGDVFYLHSRLLERCAKLSDELGAGSMTGLPIIETKANDVSAYIPTNVISITDGQIFLQSDLFNANQRPAVDVGISVSRVGGDAQVKSIKKVSGTLKLELAQYRSLEAFAMFASDLDAASRRQLARGARLTELLKQPQYSPMPVENQVASIWAGTNGKFDEVPVVDVLRFEKEMHDYLARNTEVLNTLRATNVLDDDTRDAMAAAIDTFSAEFISSEDAADTTSFDELAADDVNQEKIVKGRR
- a CDS encoding F0F1 ATP synthase subunit delta, translating into MGSATREALAAGTQALDAAGSIDLKTVTDLFAAGRAVGNSAQLRALLSDPSAEAALKAAAVDQVFGKAVGESARALLRQAVSQRWSSPEDLLEGIEDLGLRAAAVSAGAEATITSELFEFGRIVASDAELELALGSKLGKPSEKVAVTAKLLQGKALPETIAIVEQLVAQPRGRRIRELLRTAAATVADQQGFSIATVTSALPLSAAQVERVAAGLTAQYGRSLRVNQIVDPSIIGGLRVQIGDDVFDGSVSTRLSELRLQLAG
- a CDS encoding F0F1 ATP synthase subunit B codes for the protein MLNAVIKASEAAAAPNPMLPATYDIVYSAICFVIILIAFWKVFLPKMQTMLDERGAAIEGNIAKADEAQREAEAALEQYTAQLAEARAEAGVIRESAREDGKKIVAEAKDQATVEAARVTAAAHTQIEAERQSALVSLRSEVGTLALDLAGNVIGETLSDDKKAAGLVDRFLADLDASQASNVGKN